Proteins encoded by one window of Halosolutus amylolyticus:
- a CDS encoding DUF2196 domain-containing protein, with protein MSADLPTRDELVQGMTVEIEQENGDRVVGEDGAVLTDERTHPEGIFVKLESGPRGRVKRIGPET; from the coding sequence GTGTCAGCGGACCTTCCGACCCGAGACGAACTCGTCCAGGGGATGACCGTGGAGATCGAACAGGAGAACGGCGACCGCGTCGTCGGGGAGGACGGCGCCGTCCTGACCGACGAACGGACCCACCCCGAAGGAATCTTCGTGAAGCTCGAGTCCGGTCCACGGGGACGTGTCAAGCGTATCGGGCCGGAGACGTGA
- a CDS encoding metal-dependent hydrolase, translating into MMATTHALWGMVLALPVLAIAPELAPVAFVAGFVGGLAPDLDLYTGHRKTFHYPVYASIAAVPALAAALLAPTTLTVALGVGLAAAALHAVADAFGGGLELRPWEGTSERAVYSHYHDRWVRPRRWVRYDGAPEDLALAGVAAAPLAMIGTGPITTVVLAFVTVSAVYVLLRRHLAGVAERLVRLVPDSLTPYLPARYRRA; encoded by the coding sequence ATGATGGCGACGACGCACGCGCTCTGGGGGATGGTGCTCGCACTTCCCGTCCTCGCGATCGCCCCGGAACTCGCACCCGTCGCGTTCGTGGCGGGGTTCGTCGGCGGGCTGGCTCCCGATCTGGACCTCTACACGGGCCACCGGAAGACGTTCCACTACCCCGTCTACGCGTCGATCGCGGCGGTGCCGGCGCTGGCAGCGGCGCTCCTCGCGCCGACGACGCTGACGGTCGCACTCGGCGTGGGACTCGCCGCGGCGGCCCTCCACGCGGTGGCCGACGCCTTCGGCGGGGGCCTCGAGCTACGGCCCTGGGAAGGAACCTCCGAGCGGGCGGTCTACAGCCACTATCACGATCGATGGGTCCGCCCCCGTCGCTGGGTCCGTTACGACGGCGCTCCCGAAGACCTCGCGCTCGCCGGCGTCGCGGCGGCGCCGCTGGCAATGATCGGTACCGGGCCGATCACGACCGTCGTGCTCGCGTTCGTCACGGTGTCGGCCGTCTACGTCCTGTTGCGCAGGCACCTCGCCGGCGTCGCCGAGCGCCTCGTCCGGCTGGTTCCGGACTCGCTGACTCCCTATCTCCCCGCCCGATATCGGCGGGCCTGA
- a CDS encoding universal stress protein, which yields MSSRILVPVDGSPLSMRALRHALRTFPDAEITAYHVVDLFEPDTVPDVESSYEPMIGSPEWYSVVDDATDRLFAEVDEIAADYDRSVATESDIGDPKRLVVEYATEEDVDHVVVGSHGRIAPQRSIYGSVTEAVVRRAPVPVTVVR from the coding sequence ATGTCCAGCAGGATTCTCGTTCCGGTCGATGGCTCGCCGCTGTCCATGCGTGCGCTCCGGCACGCGTTGCGGACGTTTCCCGACGCGGAGATTACGGCCTACCACGTGGTCGACCTGTTCGAACCCGACACCGTCCCTGACGTCGAGTCGTCGTACGAACCGATGATCGGCTCGCCCGAGTGGTACAGCGTCGTCGACGACGCGACCGACCGGCTCTTCGCGGAGGTCGACGAGATCGCCGCGGACTACGATCGATCGGTCGCGACCGAGTCGGACATCGGCGATCCGAAGCGACTCGTCGTCGAGTACGCCACGGAGGAAGACGTCGATCACGTCGTCGTCGGCTCTCACGGACGGATAGCCCCACAGCGATCGATCTACGGGAGCGTCACCGAGGCGGTCGTGCGCCGCGCACCGGTTCCGGTCACCGTCGTTCGGTGA
- a CDS encoding universal stress protein, with product MAFLVPFDGSYLAEAALMRAAEYGEALDEDVIALSVVPDDESYAIDVGWYEQREDDPFSVQYVAGKLRDGVADIAPEAAFRHERIDTGTAAAIAARITEIADEIRPSVVFLGTENVGEIAQPVTSVAGGVAENATYDVHVVRYYAPPSIPAVGLEEGSYTEG from the coding sequence ATGGCGTTTCTCGTCCCCTTCGACGGGTCCTATCTGGCGGAGGCTGCACTGATGCGGGCGGCCGAGTACGGCGAGGCGCTCGACGAGGACGTGATCGCGCTCTCCGTCGTTCCCGACGACGAGTCGTACGCGATCGACGTCGGGTGGTACGAGCAGCGAGAAGACGACCCGTTCAGCGTTCAGTACGTCGCGGGCAAACTACGTGACGGCGTGGCCGACATCGCCCCCGAGGCCGCGTTCCGGCACGAGCGGATCGACACCGGGACGGCCGCCGCGATCGCAGCCCGGATCACCGAGATCGCCGACGAGATTCGGCCGTCGGTCGTCTTCCTCGGCACGGAGAACGTCGGCGAGATCGCCCAGCCGGTGACCAGCGTCGCCGGCGGCGTCGCCGAAAACGCGACGTACGACGTCCACGTCGTCCGGTACTACGCACCGCCGTCCATTCCAGCGGTTGGACTCGAGGAGGGGTCGTACACGGAGGGGTGA
- a CDS encoding universal stress protein → MFSTVLVPTDGSAGAEATIAHATELADAYGAAVHALSVVDTGVEPIGLGADDRESLYESSERRGREATIRITNRAEERDLQAARDVREGVPYREILAYVDEVDVDLIVMGTHGRTGADRVRLGSTTERVITRADVPVLSVRLAESEEPVPGDGGYDRLVIPTDGSDAAERAAEAALDIAGKYDADVHAVYVVDSTTYDLEDAPRSIVGLLKEGGQNATETIAEMARERGLDVGTDVRRGAPAEELLDYASGVDVDLVAMGTRGSAVGSGRLLGSTTARVVRRSPIPVLTVN, encoded by the coding sequence ATGTTCAGCACCGTACTCGTCCCGACGGACGGCAGCGCCGGCGCCGAAGCGACGATCGCCCACGCAACCGAACTGGCCGACGCCTACGGCGCGGCCGTCCACGCCCTCTCGGTCGTCGACACCGGTGTCGAACCGATCGGACTCGGGGCCGACGATCGCGAGTCGCTCTACGAGTCCTCCGAGCGACGGGGCCGCGAGGCGACGATCAGGATCACGAATCGGGCGGAAGAGCGCGACCTGCAGGCCGCACGGGACGTTCGCGAGGGCGTCCCCTACAGGGAGATCCTCGCGTACGTCGACGAGGTCGACGTCGACCTGATCGTCATGGGGACCCACGGCCGGACCGGAGCCGATCGGGTTCGCCTGGGCAGTACCACCGAACGGGTGATCACGCGGGCGGACGTGCCGGTGCTGTCGGTTCGGCTGGCGGAAAGCGAGGAACCCGTGCCCGGGGACGGCGGCTACGATCGACTCGTGATTCCGACGGACGGGAGCGACGCCGCCGAACGCGCCGCGGAGGCGGCACTCGACATCGCCGGGAAGTACGACGCTGACGTCCACGCCGTCTACGTGGTCGACTCGACGACGTACGACCTCGAGGACGCGCCCCGGAGTATCGTGGGGTTGCTCAAAGAGGGCGGACAGAATGCGACGGAGACGATCGCCGAGATGGCACGCGAGCGAGGTCTCGACGTGGGAACCGACGTCCGCCGCGGCGCTCCGGCCGAGGAACTGCTCGACTACGCCTCGGGTGTCGACGTCGACCTCGTCGCCATGGGCACGCGCGGGAGTGCGGTCGGTTCCGGCCGACTCCTCGGGAGCACGACGGCGCGCGTCGTCCGGCGATCGCCGATCCCCGTCCTGACGGTGAACTAA
- a CDS encoding pyridoxamine 5'-phosphate oxidase family protein, whose product MSVDELREYGLAEMTDDEIRNFLSNRKMGVLGLPGEDGPYLLPLSFGYDGDRRLYFTYLLGAGSRKEAMSNAADTASFLVFAVDTMYNWQSVLLSGSIAAVPESEWDDLEEIMGDVWRPDLFETASLSGEVAVYEFRIDDRTGIKHQGLPPALEPDE is encoded by the coding sequence ATGTCCGTCGACGAACTACGGGAGTACGGCCTGGCCGAGATGACCGACGACGAGATTCGAAACTTCCTGTCGAACCGGAAGATGGGCGTGCTCGGCCTCCCCGGGGAGGACGGCCCGTATCTCCTTCCGCTATCGTTCGGGTACGACGGGGACCGCCGACTCTATTTCACGTATCTCCTCGGGGCCGGGAGCCGGAAAGAAGCGATGAGCAACGCGGCAGACACCGCGAGCTTCCTCGTCTTCGCGGTCGACACGATGTACAACTGGCAGAGCGTGCTCCTGTCGGGATCGATCGCCGCCGTCCCCGAGTCGGAGTGGGACGACCTCGAGGAGATCATGGGCGACGTGTGGCGCCCGGACCTGTTCGAAACGGCCTCCCTCTCTGGCGAGGTGGCCGTCTACGAGTTCCGGATCGACGATCGGACCGGCATCAAACACCAGGGGCTCCCGCCGGCGCTCGAACCGGACGAGTAG
- a CDS encoding nicotinate phosphoribosyltransferase, with product MSETSFGYLTQETLPLFTDLYELRMMQAYHAQDHIPRATFSLFVRDLPPNRGYMIAAGLEQAVHYVETLSFGDRALEFLAEQDFDEAFLSWLADFEFTGEIRALPEGTPVFPNEPLLEVTAPIQEAQLLETALINQVGYQSLIATKASRMRDVIDREGDGQRLVDFGSRRAHGTDAGMKAARAAYVGGFDATSNVAAGEAFGIPVSGTMAHSWVQSFEYERDAFETFVDEYGSESVLLIDTYDTVRGAEVANAIAERKDVDLRGVRLDSGDLAALSKAVDEVIPEVDQFISSGMDEYAIHEFFDRGGVGAGFGPGTALVTSTDAPKVEGVYKLVAVERDGEMQPTMKLSKGKVTYPGAKSVRRIESDGEYAGDVLGLRGESGPGEEQLVTVIEDGDRVYEIPGLDEIRETARKKRRKLPERHRRIEDPAPYDVRISDGLQAETDDLRSTLEARISE from the coding sequence ATGTCCGAAACCAGCTTCGGCTACCTGACCCAGGAGACGCTCCCGCTGTTTACCGACCTCTACGAGCTGCGGATGATGCAGGCCTACCACGCACAGGACCACATCCCGAGAGCGACGTTCAGTCTCTTCGTCCGCGACCTGCCGCCGAACCGGGGGTACATGATCGCCGCGGGACTCGAACAGGCCGTCCATTACGTCGAGACCCTCTCGTTCGGCGATCGCGCCCTCGAGTTCCTGGCCGAACAGGACTTCGACGAGGCGTTTCTCTCGTGGCTGGCCGACTTCGAGTTCACCGGCGAGATTCGCGCGCTGCCGGAAGGGACGCCGGTGTTCCCGAACGAGCCGTTGCTCGAGGTGACGGCACCCATCCAGGAGGCACAGCTCCTCGAGACCGCGCTGATCAACCAGGTCGGCTACCAGTCGCTGATCGCGACGAAAGCCAGCCGGATGCGGGACGTGATCGATCGCGAGGGGGACGGCCAGCGGCTGGTCGACTTCGGGTCGCGACGCGCCCACGGCACCGACGCCGGGATGAAGGCCGCGCGGGCCGCGTACGTCGGCGGCTTCGACGCCACCTCGAACGTCGCCGCGGGCGAGGCGTTCGGGATCCCCGTCTCGGGGACGATGGCCCACTCGTGGGTCCAGAGCTTCGAGTACGAACGCGACGCGTTCGAGACGTTCGTCGACGAGTACGGGTCGGAGAGCGTACTCCTGATCGACACCTACGACACCGTTCGGGGTGCGGAGGTCGCAAACGCGATCGCCGAACGCAAGGACGTGGATCTCCGCGGCGTCCGTCTCGACTCGGGCGATCTCGCGGCGCTCTCGAAAGCCGTCGACGAGGTGATCCCCGAGGTCGACCAGTTCATCTCCTCCGGGATGGACGAGTACGCCATCCACGAGTTCTTCGATCGCGGCGGCGTCGGCGCGGGCTTCGGACCGGGGACCGCCCTGGTGACGAGTACGGACGCCCCCAAGGTCGAGGGGGTCTACAAACTCGTTGCGGTCGAACGCGACGGCGAGATGCAGCCGACGATGAAACTCTCGAAAGGGAAGGTGACCTATCCCGGGGCGAAAAGCGTCCGCCGGATCGAATCCGACGGGGAGTACGCCGGCGACGTCCTCGGACTCCGGGGCGAGTCGGGACCCGGCGAGGAGCAACTGGTCACCGTCATCGAGGACGGCGATCGCGTCTACGAGATCCCGGGCCTCGACGAAATCCGAGAAACTGCCCGTAAGAAGCGTCGGAAACTGCCGGAGCGACACCGTCGAATCGAGGATCCCGCCCCGTACGACGTCCGGATCAGCGACGGGCTGCAGGCGGAGACGGACGACCTGCGATCGACGCTCGAAGCCCGGATTTCGGAGTAG
- a CDS encoding DUF7344 domain-containing protein: MTECSIVDDDGTVHCTCDADAVLRLLAESRRRAIVAVLDGYDDNEMRVENLAATLSTVTDRRETATWKTELHHVHLPSLEDGKIVDYDRQRKTVRYYECDLVSAVLDATDAVEIA, translated from the coding sequence ATGACTGAGTGCTCGATCGTCGACGACGACGGCACCGTCCACTGTACGTGCGATGCGGACGCCGTCCTTCGATTGCTCGCGGAATCTCGGCGCCGAGCGATCGTCGCCGTACTGGACGGGTACGACGACAACGAGATGAGAGTTGAAAACCTGGCAGCGACCCTGTCCACCGTGACCGACAGGCGCGAGACAGCCACCTGGAAGACGGAACTCCACCACGTCCACCTGCCGTCGCTCGAGGACGGAAAGATCGTCGACTACGATCGGCAGCGCAAGACGGTCCGCTACTACGAGTGCGATCTCGTTTCGGCCGTTCTCGACGCGACTGATGCCGTCGAAATCGCGTGA
- a CDS encoding universal stress protein: MHVLVPLDDSDPARKALDHALETYPDADITVLHVLNPSISAYSGDAPYNFQLAIEAAEKQAEQLFEMAEDRADHDASIETETIVGSPARGIVEFADDADVDTIVLGSHGRSGVSRVLLGSVAEQVVRRASVPVTVVR; this comes from the coding sequence ATGCACGTTCTCGTCCCGCTCGACGACTCCGACCCGGCACGAAAGGCACTCGACCACGCCCTCGAGACGTATCCCGACGCCGACATCACGGTGTTGCACGTCCTCAACCCGTCGATATCGGCCTACAGCGGCGACGCACCGTACAACTTCCAGCTGGCGATCGAAGCGGCGGAGAAGCAGGCCGAACAGCTGTTCGAGATGGCCGAGGATCGCGCCGACCACGACGCGTCGATCGAGACCGAGACGATCGTCGGGTCGCCGGCCCGCGGGATCGTCGAGTTCGCCGACGACGCCGACGTCGACACGATCGTCCTCGGCAGTCACGGTCGGTCGGGCGTCTCGCGGGTTCTGCTGGGTAGCGTCGCCGAACAGGTCGTTCGCCGCGCGTCGGTTCCGGTGACGGTCGTCCGGTGA
- a CDS encoding CBS domain-containing protein, producing the protein MNVREIVADEFETYDESTPLSKLRGAFEETGRQTLLITSDGAFEGVVTRRDVLSSHQKTSRKASSLARPVPTIDRDEDVREAARLMIAGDTRALPVLDGEDLAGVVRADDLLELVQPYLSVLAVDDVATREVVTVGPDESLGAVLSTFRTERIQHLPVTQSGTDEVVGIVSLADVLEFVTRELQRSQGGDPAAHMDAASGGHHGGFGSREGESDDLLGLPVRNVMVETLGTARASETVDETLATMLEHGASSSIVLDEAGALDGIVTKTDLLESLTWTDEGRLPVQIYGADLLSDLSRSALADRIEAVAEKYAEMRVLEARVHLQKHTEQLRGVPLLLARVRLYTDKGLFVASGEGYGDGHAVSLALNAVERQILEGKTHALSERTDDDADVAKMYGWWLSE; encoded by the coding sequence ATGAACGTACGCGAAATCGTCGCCGACGAGTTCGAGACGTACGACGAGTCGACGCCGCTGTCGAAACTCCGCGGCGCGTTCGAGGAGACCGGCCGGCAGACGCTGCTGATCACCAGCGACGGCGCGTTCGAGGGCGTCGTCACCCGGCGAGACGTCCTCTCGTCCCACCAGAAGACCTCCCGCAAGGCGTCCTCGCTCGCCCGCCCGGTCCCGACGATCGATCGCGACGAGGACGTCCGGGAGGCCGCACGGCTCATGATCGCCGGCGACACCAGGGCGCTCCCGGTGCTCGACGGCGAGGACCTCGCGGGCGTCGTTCGTGCGGACGACCTCCTGGAACTGGTCCAGCCGTACCTGTCGGTGCTCGCGGTCGACGACGTCGCGACGCGGGAGGTCGTCACCGTGGGCCCGGACGAGTCGCTGGGCGCGGTGCTCTCGACGTTCCGGACCGAACGCATCCAGCACCTGCCCGTCACCCAGTCCGGGACCGACGAGGTCGTCGGCATCGTGAGTCTCGCCGACGTCCTCGAGTTCGTCACCCGGGAACTCCAGCGCTCGCAGGGCGGCGATCCGGCGGCCCACATGGACGCCGCCTCCGGCGGCCACCACGGCGGTTTCGGCTCCCGGGAGGGCGAGAGCGACGACCTGCTCGGCCTGCCGGTGCGCAACGTGATGGTCGAGACCCTCGGGACCGCACGGGCGAGCGAAACCGTTGACGAGACGCTCGCGACGATGCTCGAGCACGGGGCCTCCTCCTCGATCGTCCTCGACGAGGCGGGCGCTCTCGACGGCATCGTCACGAAGACGGACCTGCTCGAGTCGCTGACCTGGACCGACGAGGGACGGCTTCCCGTGCAGATCTACGGCGCGGACCTCCTGTCGGATCTCTCGCGATCGGCCCTGGCCGATCGGATCGAGGCGGTCGCGGAGAAGTACGCGGAGATGCGCGTCCTCGAGGCCAGGGTCCACCTCCAGAAGCACACCGAGCAACTCCGGGGCGTTCCCCTGCTCCTGGCCCGGGTTCGGCTCTACACCGACAAGGGGCTGTTCGTTGCCTCCGGCGAGGGGTACGGCGACGGTCACGCCGTGTCGCTCGCGCTGAACGCGGTCGAACGCCAGATTCTCGAGGGGAAGACCCACGCTTTGAGCGAGCGGACCGACGACGACGCGGACGTCGCCAAGATGTACGGCTGGTGGCTCAGCGAGTGA
- a CDS encoding pyridoxamine 5'-phosphate oxidase family protein: protein MDRIEYVYTFGMEADEVDRRLEAGEVGVLGLADDSSAYAIPVGYHYDGESLYIRLADDGSSTKMAYVETTTDACLSLYSDGSGTDSWSVLVRGPLRKLDDSERDAFDATTLNESFHRLYVFDQDVEAIDLEIYELEIESITGRKTGE from the coding sequence ATGGACAGAATCGAGTACGTGTACACGTTCGGCATGGAGGCCGACGAGGTCGATCGCCGCCTCGAAGCGGGAGAGGTCGGAGTTCTGGGACTTGCGGACGATTCGTCCGCCTACGCGATCCCGGTTGGATACCACTACGACGGCGAGTCGCTGTATATCCGGCTGGCGGACGACGGGTCGAGTACGAAGATGGCGTACGTCGAGACGACGACCGACGCCTGCCTGAGTCTCTACAGCGACGGTTCGGGCACGGATAGCTGGAGCGTGCTCGTCAGGGGCCCGTTGCGGAAACTCGACGACTCGGAACGGGACGCTTTCGACGCGACGACGCTCAACGAGTCGTTCCACCGGCTGTACGTCTTCGACCAGGACGTCGAGGCGATCGACCTCGAGATCTACGAACTGGAGATCGAGTCGATCACCGGCCGGAAAACGGGCGAGTGA
- a CDS encoding ABC1 kinase family protein, with protein sequence MSGYYRRYLQVLVRFLPVAIAFLRDRRRFLLFGPSRTVSTEVHRARAERLTETMLDLGPAFIKVGQVLSTRPDIVPPTYVEVFATLQDEVPEDAGGDPFAVLQAELRDGIDLESVEPVAGGSLAFVYTADYDGDRIALKVRRPGLVSQIERDLRVIRGLVPLLATFADERQRYSLENAADDFEEIILGELDFEREATIMREIDANFADDDRIVVPDTYDELCSDRVVAMEYVEGRKITDDDALADAGLGPTEMATLIARTYLKMGLVDGVFHADPHPGNLAVTDEGRLVIYDYGMSQRLSPQEQEDITSLYRTLVRRDVDGLLNTLVALEVLEPTVDRAAVRRVLELVIDNLEGRSDVTWQLIITELLSMLHDFPFRIPPNVMLLMRVGTVGEGVCRSLDPEFDFIAVTRSFLVDHGFIESEFEVLFEDVKRDLRESAPVLARAPARFDAVFGQLERGELVVRTEPVEPTPDGDPGVGYAVLAGALFVATAVLTFHAQPYELASLVAALVVALQYVRTRRSSGR encoded by the coding sequence ATGAGCGGGTACTACCGACGCTATCTGCAGGTCCTCGTTCGATTCCTCCCCGTCGCGATCGCGTTCCTGCGCGATCGGCGTCGGTTCCTGCTGTTCGGCCCGTCCCGGACGGTCTCCACGGAGGTCCACCGTGCCCGCGCCGAGCGACTCACCGAGACGATGCTCGACCTCGGGCCGGCGTTCATCAAGGTCGGGCAGGTGCTCTCGACGCGGCCGGACATCGTACCGCCGACGTACGTCGAGGTCTTCGCGACCTTGCAGGACGAGGTCCCCGAGGATGCGGGCGGCGATCCGTTCGCCGTCCTCCAGGCGGAACTCCGCGACGGCATCGACCTGGAGTCGGTCGAACCGGTCGCCGGCGGCTCGCTCGCGTTCGTCTACACCGCCGACTACGATGGCGATCGAATCGCGCTGAAAGTCCGTCGGCCGGGGCTCGTGTCGCAGATCGAACGCGACCTGCGGGTCATCCGGGGTCTCGTGCCGCTGCTCGCGACGTTCGCCGACGAACGCCAGCGGTACTCGCTCGAGAACGCGGCGGACGACTTCGAGGAGATCATCCTCGGGGAACTGGACTTCGAGCGCGAGGCGACGATCATGCGGGAGATCGACGCCAACTTCGCCGACGACGATCGGATCGTCGTCCCGGACACCTACGACGAGCTGTGTTCCGATCGCGTGGTGGCGATGGAGTACGTCGAGGGGCGAAAGATCACCGACGACGACGCGCTCGCCGACGCGGGGCTGGGGCCGACCGAGATGGCGACGCTGATCGCCCGGACGTACCTGAAGATGGGCCTCGTCGACGGGGTGTTCCACGCGGATCCACACCCCGGCAACCTCGCCGTGACCGACGAGGGTCGGCTGGTCATCTACGACTACGGCATGAGCCAGCGGCTCTCGCCACAGGAACAGGAGGACATCACGAGCCTCTATCGCACCCTCGTTCGCCGCGACGTCGACGGCCTGTTGAACACGCTCGTCGCGCTCGAGGTTCTCGAACCGACGGTCGACCGGGCCGCGGTCCGGCGGGTGCTCGAACTGGTGATCGACAACCTCGAGGGGCGATCGGACGTCACCTGGCAGTTGATCATCACGGAACTGCTCTCGATGCTCCACGACTTCCCGTTTCGCATCCCGCCGAACGTGATGTTGCTGATGCGGGTCGGGACGGTCGGCGAAGGGGTCTGCCGGAGCCTCGATCCCGAGTTCGACTTCATCGCCGTCACGCGATCGTTCCTCGTCGACCACGGGTTCATCGAGAGCGAGTTCGAAGTGCTGTTCGAGGACGTCAAACGGGACCTGCGGGAGTCGGCCCCCGTCCTCGCGCGAGCACCCGCCCGGTTCGACGCCGTGTTCGGCCAGCTCGAACGCGGCGAACTGGTGGTCAGGACCGAGCCGGTCGAACCGACGCCGGACGGCGATCCGGGGGTCGGCTACGCCGTCCTCGCCGGGGCGCTGTTCGTCGCCACCGCCGTGCTGACGTTTCACGCCCAGCCGTACGAACTCGCCAGTCTGGTCGCGGCGCTCGTCGTCGCGCTCCAGTACGTTCGAACGCGCCGATCGAGCGGGCGCTGA
- a CDS encoding molybdopterin molybdotransferase MoeA, with translation MGHDQEDLLWREDAVAQVRAVRRDVQASLGTESVPLESIAGRVAAESVVADRDVPERDFATMDGFAFDATDPYPLSIVEGEVYPEADPPSIASGEAVRVATGAPIPEAANAVLKREEAVVEDGTLRGPDLTPGTYTYERGSNVSEGEVLVDGGERLSAKDAILLGDLGRDRLRVRDRFSAGLLATGTEIHEGRSRDLDSPMLAGLVRSWGHEATVEGSVPDEYDRVESAIERLAAEYDVVITTGGTSVGHKDHVVRALDALGSVRFHRVRLRPGKPIALAELPDHDAVAFAIPGKPIGAHTVATLVMRPFFTGNATTPTLRATMDRSVSLGPDGFDYAIPVLLSDDDGTRAMPLGHRDSPLRVYDEQFDPSVLSSSTRASRADGLVVTREPLEAGVNVDVVPYPVLE, from the coding sequence ATGGGACACGATCAAGAGGACCTGCTCTGGCGCGAGGACGCCGTGGCGCAGGTGCGTGCCGTCCGCCGCGACGTCCAGGCGTCGCTCGGGACCGAATCGGTCCCCCTCGAGTCGATCGCCGGGCGCGTCGCGGCCGAGTCAGTCGTCGCCGATCGGGACGTTCCCGAGCGGGACTTCGCGACGATGGACGGGTTCGCGTTCGACGCGACCGACCCGTACCCGCTTTCGATCGTCGAGGGGGAGGTCTATCCGGAGGCCGACCCGCCGTCGATCGCGTCCGGCGAGGCGGTCCGCGTCGCGACGGGCGCACCGATCCCGGAGGCGGCGAACGCGGTATTGAAACGGGAGGAAGCGGTCGTCGAGGACGGAACGCTGCGCGGCCCGGATCTTACCCCCGGCACCTACACCTACGAGCGCGGGAGCAACGTGAGCGAGGGGGAGGTCCTCGTCGACGGCGGGGAACGCCTCTCGGCCAAGGACGCGATACTGCTGGGCGATCTCGGGCGGGATCGACTCCGTGTCAGGGACCGATTCTCGGCTGGCCTCCTCGCGACGGGCACGGAGATCCACGAGGGCCGGTCTCGCGACCTCGATTCGCCCATGCTCGCTGGACTCGTGCGCTCGTGGGGCCACGAGGCGACCGTCGAGGGGTCCGTCCCCGACGAGTACGATCGGGTCGAGTCGGCGATCGAGCGCCTCGCGGCCGAGTACGACGTCGTGATCACGACGGGCGGAACGAGCGTCGGCCACAAGGACCACGTCGTCCGCGCGCTCGATGCGCTCGGTTCGGTTCGCTTCCACCGGGTTCGGCTCCGGCCCGGGAAGCCGATCGCGCTCGCAGAGTTACCCGACCACGACGCGGTCGCGTTTGCGATCCCGGGGAAACCGATCGGCGCGCACACCGTCGCGACGCTCGTGATGCGCCCGTTCTTCACGGGGAACGCGACGACGCCGACGCTACGTGCGACGATGGATCGATCGGTCTCGCTCGGTCCCGACGGCTTCGACTACGCGATTCCCGTCCTGCTGTCGGACGACGATGGGACGCGAGCGATGCCGCTCGGCCATCGCGACTCGCCGCTCCGGGTGTACGACGAGCAGTTCGACCCGAGCGTCCTGTCCTCGAGCACGCGCGCGAGTCGTGCGGACGGACTCGTCGTCACTCGAGAACCGCTCGAAGCGGGAGTGAACGTCGACGTCGTCCCGTATCCGGTGCTCGAATGA
- a CDS encoding nucleotidyltransferase family protein → MTRETLPVVDPPPVAETDPDAAVQGIVLAAGTSSRYGPANKLLDPLDGDPLVRHAVATLVDSRLDAVAVVLGHDADRVRAALEAYDDEVRFLRNEDYECGQSTSVRAGVARARETGADAVLFALGDMPSVSPATIDTLVAAYDRGYGSVLAAGYDGSRGNPVLFGSRHFDALASVSGDVGGRDVLRRASDAAVVETGDPGVLRDVDRPADLERVTRDSDPS, encoded by the coding sequence ATGACCCGGGAGACGCTTCCGGTGGTCGACCCACCGCCGGTCGCGGAGACCGACCCGGACGCCGCCGTCCAGGGGATCGTCCTGGCGGCGGGGACCAGCAGTCGGTACGGACCGGCGAACAAGTTACTCGACCCCCTCGACGGCGACCCGCTGGTTCGGCACGCGGTCGCGACGCTCGTCGACTCCCGACTCGACGCGGTCGCGGTCGTCCTGGGACACGACGCCGATCGCGTTCGGGCGGCGCTCGAAGCGTACGACGACGAGGTCCGATTCCTTCGCAACGAGGACTACGAGTGCGGGCAGAGCACGTCGGTTCGGGCGGGCGTCGCGAGGGCTCGCGAGACGGGCGCCGACGCGGTCCTCTTCGCCCTCGGCGATATGCCGTCCGTTTCTCCGGCGACGATCGATACCCTCGTCGCTGCCTACGATCGCGGATACGGGTCGGTGCTCGCGGCCGGTTACGACGGGTCCCGGGGCAACCCCGTCCTGTTCGGTTCCCGGCACTTCGACGCGCTCGCGTCCGTGTCGGGCGACGTCGGCGGCCGCGACGTCCTCCGACGGGCGTCCGACGCGGCGGTCGTCGAGACGGGCGATCCCGGCGTTCTTCGCGACGTCGATCGGCCGGCCGACCTGGAGCGCGTGACTCGCGATTCGGACCCCTCGTAG